The DNA window GGGGCAGCAGGTGCAGGAGTTCAAGTCGATGGTCAAGGCGCTGCACGCGGCCGGCATCGAGGTGATCCTCGACGTGGTCTACAACCACACGGCGGAGGGCAGCCACCTGGGCCCCACGCTCTCCTTCCGGGGCCTGGACAACGACAACTACTACCGGCTGGCCGAGGACAGGCGCTACTACGAGGACACCACCGGCACCGGCAACAGCCTGCTGATGCGCAGCCCCCACGTGCTGCAGTTGATCATGGACTCGCTGCGCTACTGGGTCACCGACATGCACATCGACGGCTTCCGCTTCGATCTGGCCGCCACCCTCGCCCGGCAGTTCCACGAGGTGGACCGGCTGTCCTCCTTCTTCGACCTGGTGCAGCAGGACCCGGTGGTCTCCCAGGTGAAGCTGATCGCCGAGCCGTGGGACGTCGGCGAGGGCGGCTACCAGGTGGGCAACTTCCCGCCGCTGTGGACCGAGTGGAACGGCAAGTACCGCGACACCGTGCGCGACCTCTGGCGCGGCGAGACCGCCACCCTCGCCGAGTTCGGCTCCCGGCTGACCGGCTCCTCCGACCTCTACCAGGACGACGGCCGCCGCCCGATCGCCTCCATCAACTTCGTCACCTGCCACGACGGCTTCACCCTGCGCGACCTGGTCTCCTACAACGACAAGCACAACGAGGCCAACGGCGAGGAGAACCGCGACGGCGAGAGCCACAACCGGTCGTGGAACTGCGGCGCCGAGGGCGACAGCCGCGACCCCGGCGTGCTGGAGCTGCGCGCCCGCCAGCAGCGCAACTTCATCGCCACCCTGATGCTCTCCCAGGGCGTGCCGATGCTCTCGCACGGCGACGAGCTGGGCCGCACCCAGCGCGGCAACAACAACGCCTACTGCCAGGACAGCGAGCTGGCCTGGGTGCACTGGCCGGCGGCCGGCACGGCGAGCCCGGCGGCGCACGGCGGCGGACAGCCGCAGGCGGCGGCCGACCCGGGCGCGCAGTTGCTGGAGTTCACCCGGGCCATGGTGTGGCTGCGCCGCGACCACCCGGTCTTCCGCCGCCGCCGCTTCTTCCACGGCCGCCCCGTCTCCGGCACCCACGACGACCTCTCCGACATCGCCTGGTTCACCCCCGACGGCCATGAGATGACCGACAGGGACTGGTCCACCTCATACGCCAAGTCGCTCACCGTCTTCCTCAACGGCTATGCGATCTCCGAGCCCGACCGGCGCGGCGGGAAGATCGTGGACGACTCCTTCCTGCTGATGTTCAACGCCCACTACGAGCCGCTGGACTTCGTGGTCCCGGTCAACCACGGCCGGGAGTGGCAGGTGGTGGTGGACACCGCGCTGCCCGGGACCATCGCCCCGGGCGCCGGGGCCAGGGTCAAGGCCGGCGACCGGCTCTCGCTGGCCGACCGCTCCCTGCTGGTGCTGCAACGGCCCGCCTGACCGACCCGGGCCGGAGGGGAGCGCGGGCACCGGCGCGGCCACTGCCCGGTCGCCCGGCTGACCGCGCCCGGGATGTGCATCCGGCCGCCACCGGGTAGGCATGGGCACATGACAGCCGCCGCCCCCACGCCCGAGCCGGGCCGGACCGACCCCCGCCGCCCCGGGCCGACCGCCACCTACCGGCTCCAGCTCCAGCCCGGCTTCACCCTCCACGACGCCACTGCGGCCGTCCCCCACCTCGCCGCCCTCGGGGTCTCCCACCTCCACCTCTCCCCGCTGCTGGAGGCCGTCCCCGGCTCCGCCCACGGGTATGACACCGTCGACCACACCCGGATCAGCGAGCAGCTGGGCGGCGAACCCGCGCTGCGCGCACTGGCCGACCGCGCCCACGCCCACTCCCTGCGGCTGATCGCCGACACCGTCCCCAACCACATGGCGCTGCCCGCCCCCGAGCACCTCAACCACCCGCTCTGGCATGTGCTCCGCGAGGGGCCCGACTCCCCGTACGCCCACTGGTTCGACATCGACTGGACCGCCCAGCCCGGCCCTGCCGACGCCCCCCACCGGGGGCGGGTGCTGCTGCCGCTGCTCGGCGACCGGCTCGGTGCCGTCCTGGACCAGCTCACTCTCGGCAAGACCGCCGTGCGGCACCAGGAGCACGGCGACACCGCTGCCGAGCCCGTGCTGCGCTACCACGACCACGCCTTTCCGCTGCGCCCCGGCACCGAGCACCTGCCGCTGCCCGAACTGCTCGACCACCAGTGGTACCGCCTCGCCTGGTGGCGGCTGGCCCGCACCGACCTCAACTACCGCCGCTTCTTCACCGTCAACGACCTGATCGCGCTGCGCGCCGAGGACCCGGAGGTCTTCCGGGCCACCCACGGCGTGCTGCTGCAACTGCACGCCGACGGTGTCCTGGACGGCTTCCGCATCGACCACCCGGACGGGCTCGCCGACCCTCGCGGCTACCTCCGCCGCCTCACCGAGGCCACCGGCGGCGCCTGGACCGTGGTGGAGAAGATCCTCACCGGCGACGAGCCGCTGCCCGCCGACTGGCCCTGCGCCGGCACCACCGGCTACGACGCGCTGCTGCGCATCGACGGGGTGCTCACCGACCGCGAGGGCGTCCAGCGGATCACCGAGGACACCGCCCATATCCTCGCCGCACCCGGCCGCGCATCCGACTACCGGCAGGCCGCGCGGGACGCCCGCCGCGAGGTCGTCCGCCGTGAACTCGCCGCCGAGATCGCCCGGTTGGGCCGCACCGCCGCCCGCGCCTGCACCGAGGACCCGGCGGACGCCCGGCAGCGCGACCACCCCGGCTGGGCGCTGACCGAGGCGGTCGCCCAACTGGTCGCCGCCCACCCCGTCTACCGGCCCTATGTCGTGCCTGGCGAACCCGCCTCCGAGCGGGACGCGCAGTCGCTCACCACACCCGCCTCCGACGCGCCACTTACCGCCCCCGCCCCCGCCTCCGGCCCCGACGCGCCGCTCACCACCCCCGCCGACCCGGCGCCCGCCCCCTCCGACCGCGAACAACTCACCGCCGCCCTCGCCACCGTCCGCGATCTGGCGCTGGGCCGCCTCGGGCGAGGCCCTGCCCGGGACGACTTCGCCGCCCGCTTCGCCCAGACCTGCGCCGCCGCCGCGGCCAAGGGCCTGGAGGACAAGGCGTTCTACCGCTGGTACCCGCTGCTCTCACTCAACGAGGTCGGCGGCGACCCCGGGCACCCCGGCACCACGCCCGAGCAGTTCCACGCCTGGTGCACGCACATCCAGCGCCACTGGCCCACCGGCCTGGCCGCGCTCTCCACCCATGACACCAAGCGCAGCGCCGACGCCCGGGCCCGGTTGGCGGTACTCGCCGAGATGCCCGACGCCTGGGCCGAGGCCCACCGTGCCTGGTCGCAGGCGGCAGCCCGGCACCGCACCGGCTCCCAGCCGGGCCCCGCCGCCGAGTACCTGCTGTGGCAGACCCTGGTCGCCGCCTGGCCCATCGACGCCGACCGGCTGGTCGCCGCGCTGCTCAAGTCCGTCCGCGAGGCCGACCGGCAGACCTCCTGGACCGAACCCGACCCGGCCTTCGAAGCGGCCCTGGAGCACCTGGCCCGCGCCGTACGGGACGACCCCGCGCTCACCCGCCCGATCGGGGCGTTCGTGGAGTCCACCGCACCGTATGCGCGCAGCAACACGCTCGCCGCCGCCCTGCTGCACCTCACCGTGCCCGGCGTCCCGGACCTCTACCAGGGCAGCGAGGAACCGCTGTACACGCTGGTCGACCCCGACAACCGGCGCCCCGTCGACCTCACCGGGATGGCCCGCCGACTCGCCGCCCTGGACGCCGCCGACCCGGCCGCCGCCCCACCCGCCGACCTGGCCGCCGAGAAACTGCATCTGACCGCCACCGCGCTGCGGCTGCGCCGCGACCGGCCCGACTCCTTCATGGGCGGCCACATCCCGGTCCCCGCCGACGGCGCCGCCGCCCCGCATCTGCTCGCCTACCGGCGGGGTGACGATGTGCTGGTCGCCGCCACCCGCCTGCCGTACGGGCTGCACCGTGGCGGCGGCTGGTCCGCGACCACCCTGC is part of the Peterkaempfera bronchialis genome and encodes:
- the treY gene encoding malto-oligosyltrehalose synthase is translated as MTAAAPTPEPGRTDPRRPGPTATYRLQLQPGFTLHDATAAVPHLAALGVSHLHLSPLLEAVPGSAHGYDTVDHTRISEQLGGEPALRALADRAHAHSLRLIADTVPNHMALPAPEHLNHPLWHVLREGPDSPYAHWFDIDWTAQPGPADAPHRGRVLLPLLGDRLGAVLDQLTLGKTAVRHQEHGDTAAEPVLRYHDHAFPLRPGTEHLPLPELLDHQWYRLAWWRLARTDLNYRRFFTVNDLIALRAEDPEVFRATHGVLLQLHADGVLDGFRIDHPDGLADPRGYLRRLTEATGGAWTVVEKILTGDEPLPADWPCAGTTGYDALLRIDGVLTDREGVQRITEDTAHILAAPGRASDYRQAARDARREVVRRELAAEIARLGRTAARACTEDPADARQRDHPGWALTEAVAQLVAAHPVYRPYVVPGEPASERDAQSLTTPASDAPLTAPAPASGPDAPLTTPADPAPAPSDREQLTAALATVRDLALGRLGRGPARDDFAARFAQTCAAAAAKGLEDKAFYRWYPLLSLNEVGGDPGHPGTTPEQFHAWCTHIQRHWPTGLAALSTHDTKRSADARARLAVLAEMPDAWAEAHRAWSQAAARHRTGSQPGPAAEYLLWQTLVAAWPIDADRLVAALLKSVREADRQTSWTEPDPAFEAALEHLARAVRDDPALTRPIGAFVESTAPYARSNTLAAALLHLTVPGVPDLYQGSEEPLYTLVDPDNRRPVDLTGMARRLAALDAADPAAAPPADLAAEKLHLTATALRLRRDRPDSFMGGHIPVPADGAAAPHLLAYRRGDDVLVAATRLPYGLHRGGGWSATTLPLPPSPSGSWTDLLTRRTFRPGPLPVAELLSRLPVALLAA
- the glgX gene encoding glycogen debranching protein GlgX, producing MQVWPGHPYPLGATYDGAGTNFAVFSEAADRIELCLIADDGSETAVELRETDAFVRHAYLPGVQPGQRYGFRVHGPYEPEHGHRCNSAKLLLDPYAKAMSGTIDWHEAVYGYHFGSPERRNDLDSAMHTMHSVVINPYFDWGNDRPPRTDYHRTVLYEAHVKGLTKLHPGIPEEIRGSYAGIAHPAVVEHLVDLGVTAIELMPVHQFVHDHRLVDMGLSNYWGYNTIGFFAPHGAYSSVGDRGQQVQEFKSMVKALHAAGIEVILDVVYNHTAEGSHLGPTLSFRGLDNDNYYRLAEDRRYYEDTTGTGNSLLMRSPHVLQLIMDSLRYWVTDMHIDGFRFDLAATLARQFHEVDRLSSFFDLVQQDPVVSQVKLIAEPWDVGEGGYQVGNFPPLWTEWNGKYRDTVRDLWRGETATLAEFGSRLTGSSDLYQDDGRRPIASINFVTCHDGFTLRDLVSYNDKHNEANGEENRDGESHNRSWNCGAEGDSRDPGVLELRARQQRNFIATLMLSQGVPMLSHGDELGRTQRGNNNAYCQDSELAWVHWPAAGTASPAAHGGGQPQAAADPGAQLLEFTRAMVWLRRDHPVFRRRRFFHGRPVSGTHDDLSDIAWFTPDGHEMTDRDWSTSYAKSLTVFLNGYAISEPDRRGGKIVDDSFLLMFNAHYEPLDFVVPVNHGREWQVVVDTALPGTIAPGAGARVKAGDRLSLADRSLLVLQRPA